A single window of Salvia splendens isolate huo1 chromosome 8, SspV2, whole genome shotgun sequence DNA harbors:
- the LOC121746158 gene encoding glyoxylate/hydroxypyruvate reductase HPR3-like, with the protein MGQEINPQTNGFHHHLNGGGPPLPAADLPELLVLRPGLLYKVFEQEFLAKFNVLKAFESPLPLDKFLLAHAQSARAILCEAIVTRITADLLLQLPALELVVADGTGVNHIDLAACRRRGIAVANTGDVFSEDTADYGVGLLIAVLRRLSRADAFVRRGSWPVLGEFPLGLKLRGKRVGIVGLGNIGTKLAKRLEAFGCKVSYNSRTKKQSARYDFHPTVVDLALHSDILIICCSLTEKTRHLINDDVLNALGMSGILVNIGRGPIVDEKTLVSYLVEGKIAGAAMDVYENEPNVPSKLFGLDNVVLSPHRGAFTEEAFGDALKIVMGNLDAFFSNSPLLTPVSTNE; encoded by the exons atgggTCAAGAAATCAACCCCCAAACCAACGGCTTCCACCACCACCTCAACGGCGGCGGCCCTCCCCTCCCCGCCGCCGACCTCCCCGAACTCCTCGTCCTCCGCCCCGGCCTCCTCTACAAAGTGTTCGAGCAGGAATTCCTGGCCAAATTCAACGTCCTCAAAGCCTTCGAATCCCCTCTCCCGCTCGACAAGTTCCTCCTCGCCCACGCGCAGTCTGCTCGCGCCATCCTCTGCGAGGCCATCGTCACCCGCATCACTGCCGACCTCCTCCTCCAGCTCCCTGCGCTCGAGCTCGTCGTCGCCGACGGCACCGGCGTCAACCACATCGACCTCGCCGCCTGCCGCCGCCGCGGCATCGCCGTCGCCAACACCGGCGACGTCTTCTCCGAGGACACCGCCGACTACGGCGTCGGCCTCCTCATCGCCGTCCTGCGCCGCCTCAGCCGCGCAGACGCATTCGTCCGTCGCGGCTCCTGGCCGGTCCTTGGCGAGTTCCCCCTCGGCCTCAAG CTACGAGGCAAGAGAGTTGGAATAGTAGGTTTGGGCAACATCGGCACAAAGCTAGCCAAAAGGCTCGAGGCATTCGGATGCAAAGTCTCGTACAATTCAAGAACCAAGAAACAATCGGCGCGATACGACTTCCACCCCACGGTGGTGGATCTCGCATTGCACTCGGACATCTTAATAATATGTTGCTCATTGACAGAAAAGACGCGCCACCTGATAAACGACGACGTTCTGAATGCCCTAGGAATGAGCGGTATATTAGTCAACATAGGCCGGGGGCCAATTGTCGATGAGAAGACACTGGTGAGCTACTTGGTCGAGGGGAAGATCGCGGGCGCTGCGATGGATGTCTACGAGAACGAGCCTAATGTTCCGTCCAAGTTATTCGGACTGGACAATGTAGTACTGTCGCCTCATCGCGGCGCCTTCACCGAGGAAGCCTTCGGCGACGCATTGAAGATTGTGATGGGAAATCTAGACGCATTTTTCTCGAATAGCCCTTTGCTCACTCCCGTGAGTACTAATGAATGa
- the LOC121744650 gene encoding uncharacterized protein LOC121744650 gives MDNRFSEASTELLGCISCIDPRNSFSRFSDDQVIRLATLYHEDFSANDCSRLPLQLSNFIANVRCDPQFTALSNLGDVATEMVKSGKHLVFPLVYRIIELALVLPVATASVERAFSAMKTIKTDLRNRMGDEWMNDSLIVYIEKDLFSTIDNEKILQRFQSMRTRRIQLPPL, from the coding sequence ATGGATAATCGATTTTCTGAAGCTAGCACCGAGTTGCTAGGATGCATATCATGTATTGATCCAAGAAATTCTTTCTCTCGATTCAGTGATGATCAAGTAATCCGTCTTGCTACTTTATATCACGAGGACTTCTCTGCAAATGATTGTTCACGTCTTCCACTTCAACTTAGTAATTTTATTGCTAATGTACGATGTGATCCTCAATTTACTGCCTTAAGCAACTTAGGAGACGTTGCTACGGAAATGGTCAAAAGTGGTAAGCATTTGGTTTTTCCGTTGGTTTATCGGATTATTGAGTTGGCATTGGTTTTACCTGTTGCTACTGCTTCTGTTGAGAGAGCATTTTCTGCAATGAAGACTATCAAGACTGACTTGCGAAATCGGATGGGAGATGAGTGGATGAATGATAGTTTAATTGTGTACATTGAGAAGGACTTGTTTTCAACGATTGATAATGAAAAAATCTTGCAACGTTTTCAATCGATGAGAACACGTAGAATTCAGTTGCCACCGCTTTAG
- the LOC121745228 gene encoding vesicle-associated membrane protein 727-like, with translation MVPKGLIYSFVAKGTVVLAEHTPYSGNFSTIAVQCLQKLPSNSSKYTYSCDGHTFNFLLDSGFVFLVVADESMGRSIPFVFLERVKDDFKQRYGASFKSDDPHPLADDEDEDDLLFEDRFSIAYNLDREFGPKLKEHMQYCMNHPEEMNKLSKLKAQITEVKGIMMDNIEKVLDRGEKIELLVDKTDNLQFQADSFQRQGRQLRRQMWMQNLRMKLMIAGVVLVLLCLLWLMFR, from the exons ATGGTTCCGAAGGGTTTGATTTACAGCTTCGTTGCCAAAGGGACTGTCGTGCTAGCAGAGCACACTCCTTACTCTGGAAACTTCAGCACAATTGCCGTTCAGTGCTTGCAAAAGCTTCCTTCTAACAGCAGCAAGTACACGTATTCTTGTGACGGCCACACTTTCAATTTCCTTCTCGATAGTGGATTTG TGTTCCTAGTTGTTGCAGATGAATCAATGGGAAGAAGCATACCTTTTGTATTTTTGGAGAGAGTGAAGGATGATTTCAAGCAGCGTTATGGTGCTAGCTTCAAGAGTGATGATCCACACCCTTTAGCggatgatgaagatgaagatgaccTGTTGTTTGAAGATCGGTTTAGCATTGCATACAATCTTGACCGAGAATTTGG ACCAAAGCTCAAGGAACACATGCAATATTGTATGAATCATCCAGAGGAAATGAACAAGCTGTCTAAACTGAAGGCTCAAATAACAGAGGTCAAAGGGATAATGATGGACAACATTGAGAAG GTTTTGGATCGTGGTGAGAAAATTGAATTACTGGTGGACAAGACTGATAACCTCCAGTTCCAG GCTGACAGCTTCCAAAGGCAAGGCAGGCAGTTGCGTCGGCAAATGTGGATGCAAAATCTCCGCATGAAGCTGATGATTGCAGGGGTGGTTCTCGTTCTTCTCTGCCTTCTCTGGCTTATGTTTCGTTGA
- the LOC121745193 gene encoding serine/threonine-protein kinase SRK2A, translated as MEKYELVKDLGSGNFGVARLMRNKETKELVAMKYIERGHKIDENVAREIINHRSLRHPNIIRFKEVVLTPTHLAILMEYAAGGELFERICNAGRFSEDEARYFFQQLISGVNYCHAMQICHRDLKLENTLLDGSPAPRLKICDFGYSKSSLLHSRPKSTVGTPAYIAPEVLSRREYDGKLADVWSCGVTLYVMLVGAYPFEDQEDPKNFRKTIQRIMAVQYKIPDYVHVSEDCRHLLSRIFVANSSRRITIKDIKSHPWFLKNLPRELTDAAQTVYYRKENPTYSLQSVEDIMKIVEEAKTPPPASRSIGGFGWGGGDEDEEKVEDLDEEIEEEDEDEYDKQVKAAHASGEVRLT; from the exons ATGGAGAAATACGAGCTTGTGAAGGATTTAGGGTCTGGAAATTTTGGTGTGGCGAGGCTTATGAGAAACAAGGAGACGAAAGAGCTCGTGGCGATGAAATACATTGAAAGGGGACATAAG ATTGATGAGAATGTGGCGCGTGAGATTATAAATCATAGATCACTTCGGCACCCTAACATCATCAGATTTAAGGAG GTGGTTTTGACTCCCACTCATCTGGCTATTCTCATGGAGTATGCTGCGGGTGGAGAGCTCTTTGAGAGAATCTGCAATGCTGGACGGTTCAGTGAAGACGAG GCCAGGTACTTCTTTCAGCAGCTCATCTCTGGAGTCAACTACTGTCATGCCATG CAAATTTGCCATCGGGATTTGAAGTTGGAGAACACCCTTCTTGATGGAAGCCCTGCTCCAAGGCTAAAAATCTGTGATTTTGGTTACTCAAAG TCATCTCTGCTTCATTCAAGGCCCAAATCTACTGTTGGAACTCCTGCCTACATAGCTCCAGAAGTTCTATCTAGAAGAGAATATGATGGGAAG TTGGCTGATGTGTGGTCATGTGGTGTGACACTTTATGTTATGCTGGTTGGAGCATACCCATTTGAAGACCAAGAAGATCCGAAAAACTTCAGGAAAACCATTCAA AGGATAATGGCTGTTCAGTACAAGATCCCTGACTACGTCCATGTATCTGAAGATTGTAGGCATCTCCTGTCTCGTATTTTTGTTGCCAACTCATCTAGG AGAATCACAATCAAAGATATCAAGTCACACCCGTGGTTCCTGAAGAATCTTCCAAGGGAATTAACAGATGCTGCACAAACAGTGTATTACCGAAAGGAGAACCCTACCTACTCTCTTCAGTCTGTGGAGGACATTATGAAGATTGTGGAAGAGGCTAAAACCCCTCCTCCAGCATCCCGTTCGATTGGAGGCTTTGGCTGGGGAGGAGGTGACGAGGATGAGGAGAAGGTGGAAGATTTGGACGAGGAAATAGAAGAGGAGGACGAAGATGAATATGATAAACAAGTTAAGGCCGCTCATGCAAGCGGAGAAGTGCGTCTCACTTAG
- the LOC121744649 gene encoding zinc finger MYM-type protein 1-like translates to MEVAYRIRLTVSLNVTRFLLKQGLSFRGHDESSSSSNRVNFIELLLWFSELNDDVSKTLFANAPANNQMNSPRIQKELANACASEVTLAIVKDIGDKVFTLLVDEARDVSMKERMGVILRYVNNEGYVIERFIGIVHVTDTSSHTLKCVIDDLLVKHNLSLSKVRGQGYDGASNMRVSKGIRVVKDVFSYVCMIVNMVEASCKRKDQLRQLQHDILVEQLNDGEVISGRGKNQETSLVRSGDTHWGSHYFTLLRLCSMWSSVEKVLEVVRDDATLRDNRSTTEGLIERMYNYEFVFTLHLKKHLLGITNELSIALQKKYQNIIQAISLIQSVKHQLQSFRENGWEDIHDQATTFCELHNISQVDMDEIVPRRGYKKYGA, encoded by the exons ATGGAAGTTGCATATCGCATTCGGTTGACAGTCTCATTGAATGTGACTCGGTTTCTCTTAAAGCAAGGATTATCTTTTCGTGGACATGATGAGTCAAGTAGTTCTTCAAATCGAGTTAATTTTATTGAGTTGCTTCTATGGTTTAGTGAACTTAATGATGATGTATCCAAAACTTTGTTTGCAAATGCTCCTGCTAACAATCAAATGAATTCACCACGAATTCAAAAGGAATTAGCAAACGCTTGTGCTTCAGAGGTCACACTTGCCATAGTTAAAGATATTGGAGATAAAGTTTTCACTCTTTTGGTTGATGAGGCTCGAGACGTTTCAATGAAGGAGCGGATGGGAGTTATTTTAAGATATGTGAATAACGAAGGATATGTGATTGAACGATTTATTGGAATCGTGCATGTAACTGACACTTCCTCTCATACTCTGAAATGTGTTATTGATGATTTATTGGTGAAGCATAATTTATCTCTATCTAAAGTGAGAGGGCAAGGATACGATGGAGCTTCTAATATGAGGG TTTCCAAGGGTATTAGAGTTGTGAAGGATGTTTTTAGCTATGTCTGCATGATTGTGAATATGGTTGAGGCATCTTGTAAGAGAAAAGACCAACTTAGGCAGTTGCAACATGACATATTAGTTGAACAACTTAATGATGGGGAAGTCATAAGTGGAAGAGgtaaaaatcaagaaactaGTTTGGTAAGGTCTGGAGACACTCATTGGGGCTCACATTACTTTACATTGCTTCGTCTATGCTCTATGTGGTCTTCGGTTGAGAAAGTGTTGGAAGTTGTACGTGACGATGCTACTCTCCGTGATAACAGAAGTACCACTGAAGGATTGATTGAAAGGATGTATAACTATGAGTTTGTTTTCACTTTGCATTTGAAGAAACATTTATTGGGAATAACCAATGAATTATCCATTGCATTGCAAAAGaaatatcaaaatattattcaaGCCATATCATTGATCCAAAGTGTGAAACATCAGTTGCAAAGTTTTAGAGAGAATGGATGGGAAGACATACATGATCAAGCAACAACGTTTTGTGAATTGCATAATATTTCACAAGTTGATATGGATGAAATTGTACCACGCCGTGGTTATAAGAAGTATGGAGCATAG